One region of Coraliomargarita parva genomic DNA includes:
- the rpsU gene encoding 30S ribosomal protein S21, giving the protein MAIDVKVRKGEPMERALRRLKKRLDREGVIRDVRAKRYFEKPSQAKRRKKKELDFNNMLRVRYSNM; this is encoded by the coding sequence ATGGCAATTGATGTAAAAGTCCGCAAAGGCGAGCCCATGGAGCGTGCGCTCCGTCGCCTCAAGAAGCGCCTCGACCGCGAAGGTGTGATCCGTGATGTACGCGCCAAGCGCTACTTCGAAAAGCCTTCTCAGGCCAAACGCCGCAAGAAGAAGGAGTTGGATTTCAACAACATGCTTCGCGTTCGTTATTCGAATATGTAA
- a CDS encoding sugar phosphate isomerase/epimerase family protein: MAELIDRLSLSTCWCSARHTDGYEMVEEMVGLGFKRIELSHGIRISLVPGILTAVEEGLVEISSVHNFCPLPNSVQHAAPNLYQPSSYDSREQTLWKKYSAQTFDFAVKVGAKKVVMHSGSVWFFFSSPEDKLDKWMDSADLDVLEMAEDKAFQKRRDRALKKIRRHSKKALGRVLDNYAEVLPLAAERGLTLGIENREGLEELPLDEGHGDFIQSLSDKGPVGYWHDAGHAEIKAQFGLLDHRKRLEELSERLVGFHLHDVSKEGRDHRVPGSGVIDFKMIAEFVRPEHTLVLELSPSLSRDEVLRSRDYIGSVLQ, from the coding sequence ATGGCTGAGCTTATCGACCGTCTTTCGCTTTCCACTTGCTGGTGTTCGGCAAGGCATACCGACGGTTATGAAATGGTGGAGGAGATGGTCGGGCTTGGTTTCAAGCGGATCGAGCTGAGCCATGGGATCCGTATCTCTCTGGTTCCAGGCATCTTGACCGCAGTCGAGGAAGGTCTGGTAGAGATTTCTTCGGTGCATAACTTCTGTCCGCTGCCGAATAGCGTCCAGCATGCTGCGCCCAACCTCTACCAGCCTTCCAGCTATGATTCCCGCGAGCAGACCTTATGGAAAAAGTACTCGGCCCAAACCTTTGATTTTGCCGTCAAAGTTGGCGCGAAAAAGGTGGTGATGCACTCCGGCTCGGTTTGGTTCTTTTTCTCCTCGCCGGAGGATAAGCTGGATAAGTGGATGGATTCGGCCGATCTCGACGTGCTTGAGATGGCAGAGGACAAGGCCTTTCAAAAGCGTCGTGATCGCGCCCTGAAGAAGATCCGGCGTCATTCCAAAAAGGCGCTCGGGCGTGTCTTGGACAATTATGCCGAGGTGTTGCCGCTGGCAGCAGAGCGTGGACTGACCTTGGGGATTGAAAACCGGGAGGGGCTGGAAGAACTGCCACTCGACGAGGGGCATGGCGATTTCATCCAGAGTCTGTCCGACAAGGGGCCGGTTGGCTACTGGCACGATGCCGGTCATGCCGAGATCAAGGCTCAGTTCGGCTTACTCGATCACCGCAAGCGATTGGAGGAACTGTCTGAGCGACTCGTTGGTTTCCATTTGCACGATGTCTCGAAGGAGGGGCGTGATCACCGGGTCCCGGGGAGCGGGGTGATCGATTTCAAGATGATAGCGGAATTCGTGCGGCCCGAGCACACTTTAGTCCTGGAGTTGAGCCCGAGTCTGAGCCGGGACGAGGTCCTTCGTTCCAGAGATTATATTGGATCCGTGCTTCAGTAG
- a CDS encoding Hsp20/alpha crystallin family protein — protein sequence MKLIRYEYPQAPATSAFNRLFDLGAPSFQRFGNLFDDFFGSNAGFGQPSADLYEDDHNYYVRMELPGVKKDTIDLELENAVLTISSAHEAKDKDTEESYSFQRSISVPDGVEVGKVTAAYEDGILTITMPKAEARKPRQITIK from the coding sequence ATGAAACTTATTCGTTATGAATACCCGCAAGCACCGGCAACGTCCGCATTCAATCGTCTCTTCGACCTAGGCGCACCTTCATTTCAGCGCTTTGGGAACCTGTTTGACGATTTCTTTGGTTCGAATGCCGGTTTTGGTCAGCCCTCTGCCGACCTCTACGAGGACGATCACAATTACTACGTCCGTATGGAACTGCCCGGCGTGAAGAAAGACACGATCGATCTCGAGCTGGAAAACGCGGTACTCACGATCAGCAGCGCACATGAGGCAAAGGACAAGGACACGGAAGAAAGCTACAGCTTCCAACGCTCCATCTCCGTACCGGATGGTGTGGAGGTCGGAAAGGTCACAGCTGCCTATGAAGACGGCATTCTTACGATTACGATGCCCAAGGCAGAGGCCCGGAAACCGCGTCAAATCACTATCAAATAA
- a CDS encoding Hsp20/alpha crystallin family protein — MSTEVETTNKAEVSKAAPRKWRRPQYRVSEHEDAFEVAVTMPGVGRTGLDISLEGETLSIRGTRLHPSTASGWRPLRRELPEGDYRLELRLNVLVNENKIRAEMADGILRLTLPKADEVKARKIKVG, encoded by the coding sequence ATGAGCACAGAAGTTGAAACAACGAACAAGGCCGAAGTGAGCAAGGCGGCTCCGCGCAAATGGCGTCGTCCGCAATACAGGGTTTCCGAACATGAGGATGCCTTTGAGGTTGCGGTTACCATGCCGGGAGTGGGGCGCACGGGGTTGGATATTTCCCTGGAAGGAGAAACCCTAAGTATCCGTGGGACCCGCCTACATCCGTCCACAGCGTCCGGATGGCGGCCCTTACGCCGTGAATTGCCTGAAGGCGATTATCGTCTGGAACTTCGCCTGAATGTTCTGGTCAATGAAAACAAGATCCGTGCTGAAATGGCCGATGGCATTTTGCGACTGACACTTCCCAAGGCGGACGAGGTCAAGGCGCGCAAGATCAAGGTCGGCTAA
- the rpsB gene encoding 30S ribosomal protein S2: MNTTPKDLLDAGVHFGHQLRRWNPKSKPYVYDNRNGISIIDLEKTHALLEKACNFIEDTIASGKDVLFVGTKKQAQEIVREAAVACQMPFCVNRWMGGGLTNFATIKTSLAKYRKFLKMDQDGDLDKLPGKEEAAIRRQMSRMNRNFEGILNIEQLPAAVFVVDSKNEEIAVAEANRLGIPVLGLVDTNSDPTVLDFPIPGNDDAVKSIRIIVETILEAAQNGLSKREMKKIQKAAAPLVREQVFEQEDDVEVTLPAGYGEEESSEEK; the protein is encoded by the coding sequence ATGAATACCACACCTAAAGACCTCCTCGATGCCGGCGTCCATTTCGGTCACCAGCTCCGCCGCTGGAACCCGAAGTCCAAACCCTACGTCTACGACAATCGTAACGGCATTTCCATCATCGACCTTGAAAAGACGCATGCCTTGCTTGAGAAGGCCTGCAACTTCATCGAAGACACGATCGCATCCGGCAAGGATGTGTTGTTCGTCGGCACCAAGAAGCAAGCGCAGGAAATCGTGCGCGAAGCTGCCGTGGCCTGCCAAATGCCGTTCTGCGTGAACCGCTGGATGGGTGGTGGTCTGACCAATTTCGCAACCATCAAGACTTCGCTGGCAAAGTACCGCAAGTTCCTGAAGATGGATCAGGACGGTGATCTGGACAAGCTGCCCGGTAAGGAAGAAGCCGCCATCCGTCGCCAAATGAGCCGGATGAACCGTAACTTCGAAGGGATCCTGAACATCGAACAACTGCCCGCCGCTGTTTTTGTGGTCGACTCCAAGAACGAGGAGATCGCTGTGGCTGAAGCCAACCGTCTTGGCATCCCTGTCCTGGGTCTTGTGGACACCAATTCCGACCCGACAGTCCTCGATTTCCCGATCCCGGGCAATGACGATGCCGTCAAGTCGATCCGCATCATCGTTGAAACCATCCTGGAAGCCGCCCAAAACGGTCTCTCCAAGCGCGAAATGAAGAAGATTCAGAAGGCCGCGGCTCCGCTGGTCCGCGAACAAGTCTTCGAGCAAGAGGATGATGTCGAAGTGACACTGCCGGCCGGTTACGGCGAGGAAGAAAGCTCGGAGGAAAAGTAA
- the tsf gene encoding translation elongation factor Ts: protein MSVQINAKMVGELRESTGAGLMDCKKALVEAEGDVEKAVELLRKKGVATAAKKASRDASDGLVECYIHLGGKVGVLVEVNCESDFVAKTDDFKQFVRDIAMHVAASSPVCVSREDIDPVIIEKERQVAEAQAEGKPAQAIEKIVEGKLNKFLSESCLLEQAFVKNPDQTVQEVLTAMIAKMGENMVIKRFARFQVGA from the coding sequence ATGAGTGTACAAATTAACGCAAAAATGGTCGGTGAGCTCCGTGAAAGCACCGGTGCCGGCCTGATGGATTGTAAGAAGGCCTTGGTCGAAGCTGAGGGTGACGTCGAAAAGGCCGTCGAACTGCTTCGCAAGAAGGGTGTGGCCACTGCAGCCAAGAAGGCTTCCCGCGACGCCAGCGATGGTCTGGTCGAGTGCTACATCCACCTCGGTGGCAAGGTCGGTGTGCTGGTTGAAGTGAACTGTGAAAGTGACTTCGTTGCCAAGACCGACGACTTCAAGCAATTCGTCCGCGATATCGCCATGCACGTGGCCGCATCCAGCCCGGTTTGCGTTTCCCGCGAAGACATCGATCCGGTCATTATCGAGAAGGAGCGTCAAGTTGCCGAAGCCCAAGCTGAAGGCAAGCCCGCTCAAGCGATCGAGAAGATCGTTGAAGGCAAGCTGAACAAGTTCCTCAGCGAGTCCTGCCTCCTCGAGCAAGCTTTCGTTAAGAATCCCGACCAAACCGTTCAGGAAGTCCTGACCGCCATGATCGCCAAGATGGGCGAAAACATGGTGATCAAGCGTTTCGCACGTTTCCAAGTCGGAGCTTAA